The following are encoded together in the Astyanax mexicanus isolate ESR-SI-001 chromosome 8, AstMex3_surface, whole genome shotgun sequence genome:
- the LOC103046993 gene encoding tyrosine-protein kinase Lyn, which produces MGCGKSKGKKSSVEQRQRTPQNDRYTRDPTQPGSNAKNLPLLPGQTLQRADDTTDTSNKEIVAVAKFAYEAVNASQLTFRKGEKFRILEKNSDWWKAKSLTSGKEGIIPSNYVEEEESLDTNEWFFKNTNRKDAERILLAPANKPGAFLIRKSETTEGCFSMTVRDVNDSGASVVKHYKIRTLDDGGFYISPRITFKKMDELIKHYQKQPDGLCRRIGKACVKPKGEIQWDEDAWEISKESIRMVKRLGAGQFGEVWLALYNNNTKVAVKTLKPGTMSVDAFLQEANLMKNLRHDHLVRLLAVITKTEPIFIITEFMANGSLLDFLKSPPGRRIQLPKQIDFGAQIAEGMAYIEKKNYIHRDLRAANILVSETLLCKVADFGLARVIEENEYSASEGAKFPIKWTAPEAINYGSFTIKSDMWSFGILLYEIITHGKIPYTGLNNAEVMARVQRGYRIPQPELCPSKLYEIMTTCWKSSPEERPTFDYMQSILEDYFTATEDQYQQQP; this is translated from the exons ATGGGATGTGGgaaatctaaaggaaaaaaaagctcAGTTGAACAAAGGCAGCGCACACCTCAGAATGACAGATACACCAGAGACCCAACTCAGCCAGGATCAAATGCGAAG aattTACCTCTACTGCCCGGACAGACTCTGCAAAGGGCCGATG ACACCACAGACACCAGCAACAAAGAGATAGTTGCGGTTGCTAAGTTTGCATATGAAGCTGTTAACGCATCTCAGCTGACTTTCAGAAAAGGAGAGAAGTTCCGAATATTGGAAAA GAATAGTGACTGGTGGAAAGCTAAGTCCTTGACATCTGGCAAAGAAGGCATTATTCCTTCCAATTATGTGGAGGAAGAAGAAAGCCTAGACACAAATGA ATGGTTCTTTAAAAACAccaacagaaaagatgcagaaagAATCCTTTTGgctcctgctaataaacctggaGCCTTCCTAATTCGAAAGAGTGAGACTACTGAAG GGTGTTTCTCTATGACTGTGAGGGATGTGAATGATAGCGGTGCATCGGTGGTGAAGCATTATAAGATTCGTACGTTAGATGATGGAGGATTTTACATCTCCCCAAGAATCACCTTCAAAAAAATGGACGAACTCATCAAGCACTACCAGA AGCAGCCAGATGGACTATGCAGGCGAATAGGCAAAGCTTGTGTGAAGCCAAAAGGTGAAATTCAGTGGGATGAAGATGCATGGGAGATTTCAAAAGAAAGTATTCGTATGGTCAAGAGACTTGGAGCTGGGCAGTTTGGAGAAGTCTGGTTAG CGTTGTATAACAACAATACCAAGGTGGCAGTGAAGACTCTGAAGCCTGGCACTATGTCAGTTGATGCATTTCTGCAGGAGGCTAACCTGATGAAAAATCTTCGTCACGATCATCTGGTCCGCCTCTTGGCCGTAATAACCAAAACAGAACCCATCTTCATCATCACAGAGTTCATGGCTAATG GTAGCTTGTTGGATTTTCTGAAGAGTCCACCAGGCAGAAGGATACAGCTGCCCAAACAGATAGACTTCGGTGCTCAG ATTGCAGAAGGCATGGCCTACATAGAGAAGAAGAACTACATTCACAGAGACCTGCGGGCTGCTAACATTCTAGTGAGTGAGACCCTGCTGTGTAAGGTTGCTGACTTCGGCCTGGCCAGGGTCATTGAAGAAAATGAGTACTCAGCCAGTGAAG GTGCCAAATTCCCCATTAAGTGGACGGCACCAGAGGCTATAAACTACGGTTCTTTCACCATTAAGTCAGATATGTGGTCTTTTGGCATCCTGCTGTATGAGATCATCACTCATGGGAAAATCCCCTACACAG GTTTGAACAATGCTGAAGTGATGGCGAGGGTTCAGCGGGGCTACCGGATACCACAGCCTGAACTCTGCCCCAGCAAGCTATATGAGATCATGACTACATGCTGGAAAAGTAGCCCAGAGGAACGGCCCACCTTTGACTACATGCAGAGCATCCTGGAGGATTACTTCACTGCTACTGAGGACCAATATCAGCAACAGCCATGA